Proteins encoded in a region of the Streptomyces sp. NBC_00258 genome:
- the ftsZ gene encoding cell division protein FtsZ has product MAAPQNYLAVIKVIGVGGGGVNAINRMIEVGLKGVEFIAINTDAQALLMSDADVKLDVGRELTRGLGAGANPAVGRKAAEDHREEIEEVLKGADMVFVTAGEGGGTGTGGAPVVANIARSLGALTIGVVTRPFTFEGRRRANQAEDGIAELREEVDTLIVIPNDRLLSISDRQVSVLDAFKSADQVLLSGVQGITDLITTPGLINLDFADVKSVMSEAGSALMGIGSARGDDRAVAAAEMAISSPLLEASIDGARGVLLSISGGSDLGLFEINEAAQLVSEAAHPEANIIFGAVIDDALGDEVRVTVIAAGFDGGQPPSKRDTVLGSSSAKRDEPTPARSGDSRPSFGSLGSVTPKEAPEPAPEPVSNELPPVSPPVPPSRTYSDSAAEELDVPDFLK; this is encoded by the coding sequence GTGGCAGCACCGCAGAACTACCTCGCAGTCATCAAAGTCATCGGTGTCGGCGGCGGTGGTGTCAATGCCATCAACCGGATGATCGAGGTCGGTCTCAAGGGTGTCGAGTTCATCGCCATCAACACCGACGCCCAGGCGCTGTTGATGAGCGACGCCGACGTCAAGCTCGACGTCGGCCGCGAACTCACCCGCGGACTCGGCGCCGGAGCCAACCCGGCCGTCGGCCGCAAGGCGGCGGAGGACCACCGCGAGGAGATCGAGGAGGTCCTCAAGGGGGCCGACATGGTCTTCGTGACGGCCGGCGAGGGTGGCGGCACCGGCACCGGCGGAGCACCCGTCGTGGCCAACATCGCCCGCTCGCTCGGCGCGCTCACCATCGGCGTGGTCACGCGTCCGTTCACCTTCGAGGGACGGCGCCGCGCCAACCAGGCCGAGGACGGCATCGCGGAACTCCGCGAAGAGGTCGACACCCTCATCGTCATCCCCAACGACCGGCTGCTGTCCATCTCGGACCGCCAGGTCTCGGTCCTCGACGCCTTCAAGTCGGCGGACCAGGTCCTGCTCTCCGGTGTTCAGGGCATCACCGACCTCATCACCACGCCCGGTCTGATCAACCTCGACTTCGCCGACGTCAAGTCCGTGATGTCCGAGGCGGGTTCGGCGCTCATGGGCATCGGCTCGGCCCGCGGCGACGACCGCGCGGTGGCCGCGGCCGAGATGGCGATCTCCTCGCCGCTCCTTGAGGCGTCCATCGACGGCGCCCGCGGCGTGCTGCTCTCCATCTCCGGCGGCTCCGACCTCGGCCTGTTCGAGATCAACGAGGCCGCCCAGCTGGTGAGCGAGGCCGCGCACCCCGAGGCCAACATCATCTTCGGCGCGGTCATCGACGACGCGCTCGGCGACGAGGTACGGGTCACGGTCATCGCGGCCGGCTTCGACGGCGGGCAGCCTCCGTCGAAGCGGGACACCGTGCTCGGCTCGTCCTCCGCCAAGCGCGACGAACCCACACCGGCCCGGTCGGGCGACAGCCGCCCGTCCTTCGGCTCGCTGGGCAGCGTCACACCGAAGGAGGCCCCGGAGCCCGCTCCGGAGCCGGTAAGCAACGAACTGCCGCCGGTCTCCCCGCCGGTCCCGCCGTCCCGGACGTACTCCGACAGCGCGGCCGAAGAGCTGGACGTGCCGGACTTCCTCAAGTGA
- a CDS encoding YggT family protein, with translation MSVVAQVLYVALMCFLIVLIFRLVMDYVFQFARSWQPGKAMVVVLEATYTVTDPPLKLLRRFIPPLRLGGVALDLSFFVLMIIVYILISVVSRL, from the coding sequence ATGAGCGTGGTTGCGCAGGTTCTGTACGTCGCGCTGATGTGTTTCCTCATCGTGCTGATCTTCCGGCTGGTCATGGACTACGTCTTCCAGTTCGCCCGCTCATGGCAACCCGGCAAGGCGATGGTGGTCGTTCTGGAGGCCACCTACACTGTCACTGATCCACCGCTCAAGCTTCTGCGGCGGTTCATCCCGCCGCTGCGTCTCGGGGGCGTGGCGCTCGACCTGTCCTTCTTCGTACTGATGATCATCGTCTACATCCTGATCTCCGTTGTGAGCCGGCTGTGA
- a CDS encoding cell division protein FtsQ/DivIB has translation MAGPTTAERGERQARQDPDSGPPRPPLLRRLPKPRKLIIPVVCLALLGAGCLWVLYGSQWLRVERVSASGTRVLTSDQVVEAADVPVGSPLISVDTDVIEARLRRKLPRIDSVDVVRSWPHGIGLKVIERTPVLIAEKGGKFVEVDAKGVRYATVSRAPKGVPALELTVSRSAGTRRFGTDRLMREAVRVAGSLPAAVARDTQVVKVRSYDSILLELSGNRTVLWGSGEKSGVKARTLGALMKAAPEARHFDVSVPTAPASSGS, from the coding sequence GTGGCCGGACCGACCACCGCCGAACGCGGCGAACGGCAAGCCCGACAGGATCCGGACTCCGGCCCGCCCCGGCCACCGCTCCTCAGGAGGCTTCCGAAGCCTCGTAAGCTCATCATTCCGGTCGTCTGCCTCGCCCTGCTCGGCGCGGGCTGTCTCTGGGTGCTCTACGGTTCGCAGTGGCTGCGCGTGGAGCGCGTATCGGCCTCGGGGACACGGGTCCTGACGTCCGATCAGGTCGTCGAGGCGGCCGACGTTCCGGTCGGATCGCCGTTGATTTCAGTCGACACCGATGTGATTGAGGCAAGACTGCGCCGGAAATTGCCCCGAATTGACTCGGTTGATGTCGTCCGTTCCTGGCCCCACGGAATCGGGCTGAAAGTGATCGAGCGCACCCCGGTTCTCATTGCCGAAAAGGGCGGAAAGTTCGTCGAAGTGGACGCCAAGGGCGTGCGATATGCCACGGTTTCGCGCGCCCCGAAGGGCGTTCCCGCACTGGAATTGACGGTGTCCCGGTCCGCGGGCACGCGCCGATTCGGGACCGACCGGCTGATGCGTGAGGCGGTGCGCGTCGCGGGTTCCCTTCCGGCCGCGGTCGCGCGTGACACCCAGGTCGTCAAGGTCCGTTCGTACGACTCCATCTTGCTGGAGTTGAGCGGCAACCGGACCGTCCTGTGGGGAAGTGGCGAGAAGAGCGGCGTCAAGGCCCGTACGCTCGGCGCTCTCATGAAAGCCGCTCCAGAGGCGCGGCACTTCGATGTCAGCGTTCCCACCGCCCCTGCGTCATCGGGGAGTTGA
- the ileS gene encoding isoleucine--tRNA ligase: MNTQPSTQPQYRQVPAQVDLPALEHAVLDFWREQKIFAKTLEQSEGRPEWVFYEGPPTANGMPGAHHIEARVFKDVFPRFRTMRGYHVARKAGWDCHGLPVELAVEKELGFNGKKDIEAYGIAEFNAKCRESVTRHTDAFEELTTRMGYWTDLNDPYRTMDPEYIESVWWSLKEIFNKGLLVQDHRVAPWCPRCGTGLSDHELAQGYETVVDPSVFVRFPLTSGPLAGEAALLVWTTTPWTLVSNTAVAAHPDVTYVVATNGEEKLVVAEPLVEKALGEGWETTGQTFTGAEMERWTYQRPFELVEFPEPAHYVVNAEYVTTEDGTGLVHQSPAFGEDDLKVCREYGLPVVNPVRPDGTFEEDVPLVGGVFFKKADEKLTEDLQQRGLLFRHIPYEHSYPHCWRCHTALLYYAQPSWYIRTTAIKDRLLQENEKTNWYPESVKTGRYGDWLNNNIDWALSRNRYWGTPLPIWRCEDDHLTVVGSRSELSGLTGTDQSDLDPHRPFIDDVTFACPQCEKTATRVPEVIDAWYDSGSMPFAQWGYPYKNKELFESRYPAQFISEAIDQTRGWFYTLMAVGTLVFDKSSYENVVCLGHILAEDGRKMSKHLGNILQPIPLMDQHGADAVRWFMAAGGSPWAARRVGHGTIQEVVRKTLLTYWNTVAFQALYARTSNWAPSEADPAPADRPVLDRWLLSELHALTDQVTQALEAYDTQRAGKLLSAFVDDLSNWYVRRSRRRFWQGDKAALRTLHEVVETVTRLMAPLTPFITERVWQDLVVPVTPGAPESVHLTSWPEADLSVIDPELSRQMVLVRRLVELGRATRAESGVKTRQPLSRALVAATGFGSLDRELHAQITEELNVSSLASLSEVGGSLVDTTAKANFRALGKRFGKGVQAVAKAVAEADAAALSLALREGTASVEVDGETITLAPDEVIITETPREGWSVASDSGATVALDLEITEELRQAGLARDAIRLIQEARKNSGLDVADRIALRWTSTDPKVIAALTEHSALISDEVLATDFGQGEADDAYGTPFTDESLSLTFRLRKA, translated from the coding sequence TTGAATACGCAGCCGAGTACACAGCCGCAGTACCGCCAGGTGCCGGCCCAGGTCGACCTGCCCGCCCTCGAGCACGCCGTGCTCGACTTCTGGCGCGAGCAGAAGATCTTCGCCAAGACCCTGGAGCAGTCCGAGGGCCGCCCGGAGTGGGTGTTCTACGAGGGCCCGCCCACGGCCAACGGCATGCCCGGCGCCCACCACATCGAGGCGCGCGTCTTCAAGGACGTCTTCCCGCGCTTCCGCACCATGCGCGGCTACCACGTGGCCCGCAAGGCCGGCTGGGACTGCCACGGCCTCCCCGTGGAGCTGGCGGTCGAGAAGGAGCTCGGCTTCAACGGCAAGAAGGACATCGAGGCGTACGGCATCGCCGAGTTCAACGCCAAGTGCCGCGAGTCCGTGACCCGCCACACCGACGCCTTCGAAGAGCTCACGACCCGCATGGGTTACTGGACCGACCTGAACGACCCGTACCGCACGATGGACCCCGAGTACATCGAGTCCGTGTGGTGGTCGCTCAAGGAGATCTTCAACAAGGGCCTGCTGGTCCAGGACCACCGCGTCGCCCCCTGGTGCCCGCGCTGCGGCACGGGCCTCTCCGACCACGAGCTGGCGCAGGGCTACGAGACGGTCGTCGACCCCTCGGTGTTCGTCCGTTTCCCGCTCACCTCCGGTCCCCTCGCGGGCGAGGCCGCGCTCCTGGTGTGGACGACGACCCCGTGGACCCTGGTGTCCAACACCGCGGTCGCGGCCCACCCCGACGTCACCTACGTGGTCGCGACGAACGGCGAGGAGAAGCTCGTCGTCGCCGAGCCGCTCGTCGAGAAGGCACTCGGGGAGGGCTGGGAGACCACCGGCCAGACCTTCACGGGCGCCGAGATGGAGCGCTGGACGTATCAACGTCCGTTCGAGCTCGTGGAGTTCCCGGAGCCCGCCCACTACGTGGTGAACGCGGAGTACGTCACGACCGAGGACGGCACGGGTCTGGTTCACCAGTCCCCCGCCTTCGGCGAGGACGACCTCAAGGTCTGCCGCGAGTACGGCCTGCCCGTGGTGAACCCGGTCCGCCCCGACGGCACGTTCGAGGAGGACGTCCCCCTGGTCGGCGGCGTCTTCTTCAAGAAGGCGGACGAGAAGCTCACCGAGGACCTCCAGCAGCGCGGCCTGCTCTTCAGGCACATCCCGTACGAGCACAGCTACCCGCACTGCTGGCGCTGCCACACCGCGCTCCTCTACTACGCGCAGCCGTCCTGGTACATCCGCACCACAGCCATCAAGGACCGTCTCCTCCAGGAGAACGAGAAGACCAACTGGTACCCGGAATCGGTCAAGACCGGCCGGTACGGCGACTGGCTGAACAACAACATCGACTGGGCGCTGTCCCGCAACCGCTACTGGGGCACCCCGCTGCCGATCTGGCGCTGCGAGGACGACCACCTCACGGTCGTCGGCTCCCGCAGCGAGCTCTCCGGGCTGACGGGCACGGACCAGTCGGACCTCGACCCGCACCGCCCCTTCATCGACGACGTCACCTTCGCGTGCCCCCAGTGCGAGAAGACGGCCACGCGCGTGCCGGAGGTCATCGACGCCTGGTACGACTCGGGTTCGATGCCGTTCGCGCAGTGGGGCTACCCGTACAAGAACAAGGAGCTCTTCGAGAGCCGCTACCCGGCGCAGTTCATCTCGGAGGCCATCGACCAGACGCGCGGGTGGTTCTACACGCTGATGGCGGTCGGCACGCTCGTCTTCGACAAGTCGTCGTACGAGAACGTGGTGTGCCTCGGCCACATCCTCGCCGAGGACGGCCGCAAGATGTCCAAGCACCTGGGCAACATCCTGCAGCCGATCCCGCTGATGGACCAGCACGGCGCGGACGCGGTCCGCTGGTTCATGGCGGCCGGCGGCTCCCCCTGGGCGGCCCGCCGCGTCGGCCACGGCACGATCCAGGAGGTCGTCCGCAAGACGCTCCTCACGTACTGGAACACGGTCGCCTTCCAGGCTCTGTACGCCCGCACGTCCAACTGGGCGCCCAGCGAGGCCGACCCGGCCCCGGCTGACCGCCCGGTCCTGGACCGCTGGCTCCTGTCCGAACTCCACGCGCTCACCGACCAGGTGACACAGGCTCTGGAGGCCTACGACACCCAGCGCGCCGGCAAGCTCCTCTCGGCGTTCGTCGACGACCTGTCCAACTGGTACGTACGCCGCTCGCGTCGCCGCTTCTGGCAGGGCGACAAGGCGGCGCTGCGCACCCTGCACGAGGTCGTCGAGACGGTCACGCGGCTGATGGCCCCGCTGACCCCGTTCATCACCGAGCGGGTCTGGCAGGACCTGGTGGTGCCCGTGACCCCGGGCGCCCCCGAGTCCGTACACCTGACGTCCTGGCCGGAGGCGGACCTGTCCGTCATCGACCCTGAGCTGTCCAGGCAGATGGTGCTCGTACGCCGTCTCGTGGAGCTGGGCCGTGCCACGCGCGCGGAGTCGGGTGTGAAGACGCGTCAGCCGCTGTCCCGTGCACTGGTCGCCGCGACCGGGTTCGGGTCCCTCGACCGTGAACTGCACGCGCAGATCACGGAGGAGCTGAACGTGAGCTCGCTCGCGTCCCTCTCGGAGGTGGGCGGCTCACTGGTCGACACGACCGCCAAGGCCAACTTCCGTGCGCTGGGCAAGCGGTTCGGCAAGGGCGTCCAGGCGGTGGCCAAGGCAGTCGCCGAGGCCGACGCGGCCGCGCTGTCCCTTGCCCTGCGCGAGGGCACGGCGTCGGTGGAGGTCGACGGCGAGACCATCACGCTCGCCCCGGACGAGGTGATCATCACGGAGACCCCGCGCGAGGGCTGGTCCGTCGCCTCGGACTCCGGCGCGACGGTCGCCCTCGACCTGGAGATCACCGAGGAGCTGCGTCAGGCCGGCCTGGCCCGTGACGCGATCCGCCTGATCCAGGAGGCCCGCAAGAACAGCGGCCTCGACGTGGCCGACCGGATCGCCCTGCGCTGGACGTCCACGGACCCGAAGGTGATCGCGGCGCTCACCGAGCACTCCGCCCTGATCTCCGACGAGGTCCTCGCCACGGACTTCGGCCAGGGCGAGGCGGACGACGCGTACGGCACCCCGTTCACGGACGAGTCCCTGTCGCTGACGTTCCGCCTCCGCAAGGCGTAG
- a CDS encoding DivIVA domain-containing protein produces MPLTPEDVRNKQFTTVRLREGYDEDEVDAFLDEVEAELTRLLRENEDLRAKLAAATRAAAQNQQQGMRKPPEQQDPQQQQGPPQGMRGPGAPVPAGISGPPQQQMGGPMGGPPQLPSGAPQLPAGPSAQGGQQGPGPMGQGPMGQGPMGQGPGQMQQQMQGQMQQQMPQQMGGPMGGPMGGPMGGHGGPQMGQPGQGPGGDSAARVLSLAQQTADQAIAEARSEANKIVGEARSRAEGLERDARAKADALERDAQEKHRVAMGSLESARATLERKVEDLRGFEREYRTRLKSYLESQLRQLETQADDSLAPPRAPAAASLPSAPSPSMAPAGASAPSYGGQQMGGPAPAPPSYGGQQQMSPAMTQPMAPVRPQGPSPMQQAPSPMRGFLIDEDDN; encoded by the coding sequence ATGCCGTTGACCCCCGAGGACGTGCGGAACAAGCAGTTCACGACCGTCCGCCTCCGAGAAGGCTATGACGAGGACGAGGTCGATGCCTTCCTCGATGAGGTCGAAGCCGAACTGACCCGCCTGCTCCGCGAGAACGAGGACCTGCGCGCCAAGCTGGCCGCTGCCACGCGCGCCGCCGCGCAGAACCAGCAGCAGGGCATGCGCAAGCCGCCCGAACAGCAGGATCCGCAGCAACAGCAAGGGCCCCCGCAGGGCATGCGCGGTCCCGGTGCTCCCGTACCCGCCGGCATATCGGGTCCGCCGCAGCAGCAGATGGGCGGCCCCATGGGCGGCCCGCCCCAGCTGCCGAGCGGTGCGCCGCAGCTGCCCGCGGGCCCCAGCGCCCAGGGTGGCCAGCAGGGTCCCGGCCCGATGGGTCAGGGTCCGATGGGCCAGGGCCCCATGGGTCAGGGTCCCGGTCAGATGCAGCAGCAGATGCAGGGTCAGATGCAGCAGCAGATGCCCCAGCAGATGGGCGGCCCGATGGGCGGTCCCATGGGTGGCCCGATGGGTGGCCACGGCGGCCCGCAGATGGGGCAGCCCGGTCAGGGCCCCGGTGGCGACAGCGCCGCCCGCGTGCTCTCGCTTGCGCAGCAGACCGCCGACCAGGCGATCGCCGAGGCCCGTTCCGAGGCCAACAAGATCGTCGGCGAGGCCCGCAGCCGCGCCGAGGGTCTGGAGCGCGACGCCCGTGCCAAGGCCGACGCTCTCGAGCGGGACGCGCAGGAGAAGCACCGCGTCGCGATGGGCTCCCTGGAGTCCGCCCGCGCCACGCTGGAGCGCAAGGTCGAGGATCTGCGCGGCTTCGAGCGCGAGTACCGCACGCGTCTGAAGTCCTACCTGGAGTCGCAGCTGCGTCAGCTGGAGACCCAGGCCGACGACTCGCTGGCCCCGCCGCGTGCGCCGGCTGCCGCGTCGCTTCCGTCGGCGCCGAGCCCGTCCATGGCTCCGGCCGGGGCGAGCGCGCCGTCCTACGGTGGCCAGCAGATGGGTGGCCCGGCTCCCGCCCCGCCGTCCTACGGCGGTCAGCAGCAGATGTCGCCGGCCATGACCCAGCCGATGGCGCCGGTCCGGCCGCAGGGCCCCTCGCCCATGCAGCAGGCGCCCTCGCCGATGCGTGGCTTCCTGATCGACGAGGACGACAACTGA
- a CDS encoding cell division protein SepF, whose product MAGAMRKMAVYLGLVEDDGYDGRGFDPDDDFEPELDPEPERDRRRHEPSHQSHQPHQSQRDESVRVVQPPVQRDPVSHSASLTAESGRPARIAPVASITQERQSLEKNAPVIMPKVVSEREPYRITTLHPRTYNEARTIGEHFREGTPVIMNLTEMDDTDAKRLVDFAAGLVFGLHGSIERVTQKVFLLSPANVDVTAEDKARIAEGGFFNQS is encoded by the coding sequence ATGGCCGGCGCGATGCGCAAGATGGCGGTCTACCTCGGCCTCGTGGAGGACGATGGGTACGACGGCAGGGGCTTCGACCCCGACGACGACTTCGAGCCCGAGCTTGACCCGGAGCCCGAGCGGGACCGCCGACGGCACGAGCCGTCGCATCAATCACACCAGCCGCATCAGTCCCAACGGGACGAATCGGTACGAGTGGTGCAACCGCCCGTGCAACGCGATCCCGTGTCACATTCCGCTTCGCTCACCGCGGAATCAGGGCGTCCGGCGCGAATCGCCCCCGTGGCGTCCATCACACAAGAACGTCAAAGCCTGGAGAAGAACGCACCGGTGATCATGCCCAAGGTCGTGTCGGAACGAGAGCCGTACAGGATCACCACACTGCACCCCCGGACCTACAACGAGGCCCGTACCATCGGGGAACACTTCCGTGAGGGCACCCCGGTGATCATGAATCTGACTGAGATGGATGACACAGACGCGAAGCGACTTGTCGACTTTGCGGCCGGTCTGGTGTTTGGTCTTCACGGGAGCATCGAGCGGGTGACGCAGAAGGTGTTCCTGTTGTCGCCTGCTAACGTCGATGTCACGGCGGAGGACAAGGCTCGCATCGCAGAGGGCGGGTTCTTCAACCAGAGCTGA
- the pgeF gene encoding peptidoglycan editing factor PgeF: MIGQRSVVGTGSGANFAFTDRWGGVSAVPYEELNLGGAVGDDPGSVRANRELAAKSLGLDPDLVVWMNQVHGPDVAVVDEPWGDRPVPQVDAVVTRRRGLALAVLTADCTPVLLADPVAGVVAGAHAGRPGMVAGVVPAAVAAMVELGAEPARIVARTGPAVCGRCYEVPDTMRAEVAAVEPAAYAETSWGTPAVDVTAGVHAQLERLGVRDREQSPVCTLESDDHFSYRRDRTTGRLAGYVWLD; this comes from the coding sequence GTGATAGGACAGCGCTCCGTAGTGGGCACTGGGAGCGGCGCGAACTTCGCCTTCACCGACCGGTGGGGCGGGGTGAGCGCCGTTCCGTACGAGGAGCTCAATCTCGGCGGAGCGGTCGGCGACGATCCCGGCTCCGTACGCGCCAACCGGGAGCTGGCCGCCAAGTCGCTCGGCCTCGACCCGGACCTGGTCGTCTGGATGAACCAGGTGCACGGGCCCGACGTCGCCGTCGTCGACGAGCCGTGGGGAGACCGTCCGGTGCCGCAGGTGGACGCCGTGGTCACCAGGCGCCGGGGCCTCGCGCTCGCGGTGCTCACCGCGGACTGCACGCCCGTACTGCTCGCCGACCCCGTCGCCGGTGTCGTGGCCGGTGCCCACGCGGGACGGCCCGGCATGGTCGCCGGTGTCGTCCCCGCCGCGGTCGCGGCCATGGTCGAACTCGGCGCCGAGCCCGCCCGGATCGTCGCCCGCACCGGCCCCGCCGTCTGCGGCCGCTGCTACGAGGTACCGGACACGATGCGCGCCGAGGTCGCCGCCGTCGAGCCCGCTGCGTACGCCGAGACGAGCTGGGGCACGCCGGCGGTCGACGTGACCGCGGGGGTGCACGCACAACTGGAGCGGCTCGGGGTGCGCGACCGGGAGCAGTCGCCGGTGTGCACGCTGGAGTCCGATGATCACTTCTCGTACCGCCGTGACCGCACCACGGGTCGGCTCGCGGGCTATGTGTGGCTGGACTGA
- a CDS encoding YggS family pyridoxal phosphate-dependent enzyme produces MTDRKAQLAGNLAKVEERIAAACVAAGRKREEVTLIVVTKTYPADDVRILSELGVRHVAENRDQDAAPKAAACADLPLSWHFVGQLQTNKVRSVVGYADVVQSVDRARLVTALSKEAVRRERELGCLIQVALDADETGRGERGGVGTGGIEELAGLVAGAPGLRLDGLMTVAPLTGPYAGREPAAFERLMDLSTDLRSAHPAANMVSAGMSADLEQAVAAGATHVRVGTAVLGVRPRLG; encoded by the coding sequence ATGACGGACCGTAAGGCTCAACTCGCCGGAAACCTGGCGAAAGTGGAAGAGCGTATCGCGGCGGCATGTGTGGCCGCCGGGCGCAAGCGCGAAGAAGTGACCCTGATCGTGGTCACCAAGACCTACCCGGCCGACGATGTGCGGATCCTGTCGGAACTCGGTGTGCGCCACGTCGCAGAGAACCGCGACCAGGACGCGGCGCCCAAGGCGGCGGCCTGCGCCGATCTGCCCCTCTCCTGGCACTTTGTCGGTCAGTTGCAGACCAACAAGGTGCGTTCCGTGGTCGGTTACGCGGATGTCGTGCAGTCCGTCGACCGGGCCCGGCTCGTCACCGCCCTGTCGAAGGAGGCGGTGCGGCGGGAGCGCGAGCTGGGGTGCCTCATCCAGGTCGCGCTCGATGCCGACGAGACTGGACGGGGGGAGCGCGGTGGTGTAGGGACCGGTGGTATCGAGGAGTTGGCCGGTCTCGTCGCCGGGGCTCCGGGGCTCAGGCTCGACGGACTGATGACCGTCGCCCCGCTCACCGGACCGTACGCGGGGCGCGAACCGGCGGCGTTCGAGCGGCTGATGGATTTGTCGACTGACCTGCGCAGCGCCCATCCGGCTGCGAACATGGTCTCGGCAGGGATGAGTGCGGACCTCGAACAGGCCGTGGCGGCCGGAGCGACACATGTGCGCGTCGGTACTGCGGTACTCGGAGTCCGCCCCAGGCTCGGGTAA